One genomic window of Thalassolituus hydrocarboniclasticus includes the following:
- a CDS encoding flavin-containing monooxygenase: MTQQKHTPDSQQALPATTDVVIVGAGFGGLCMGIQLKEAGIRDFIILEKADEVGGTWRDNTYPGCACDVQSHLYSYSFAGNPEWSKRYAPWHEIQDYILKTTDDYQMRPFIRFGQEVNRSQFDSKTGYWTIGTKGGAEIRARYFVLASGPLHHPAIPDIPGLDSFKGKVMHSARWDHGYDLNGKRVASVGTGGSAVQYLPEIAPQVQQLDVYQRSPAWVIPRDERRYGEIRKTLFRTFPALRKLHRARLYTTNEMRVWPIFHPRLAVALQSLAKLFIRMKVKDPVVRKKLTPDYTIGCKRILISNKYYPTFNRSNVDLITDGIQEIREHSIVDRNGVERPCDTIILGTGFIVDPRGFMKDFTLDGLPGHSIMKDWADGAEGYLGTVVSGFPNLFQLVGPNTALGHNSIIFMIESQVNYIIQCIKKVQEKGADYFNVKIEEQNKYNAEIQGRMKNTVWTSGCKSWYQQDNGKNFTIWPSSTLEYRARTKKVFAPHFDWISIADQQTEVADKADKSVRKDKKPEPAPV; the protein is encoded by the coding sequence ATGACGCAGCAAAAACATACTCCGGATTCTCAGCAGGCTTTACCGGCAACCACCGACGTCGTCATTGTCGGGGCTGGTTTTGGTGGTTTGTGTATGGGCATTCAGCTGAAAGAAGCGGGCATCAGGGATTTTATTATTCTGGAAAAAGCCGATGAGGTTGGTGGCACCTGGCGCGACAATACCTATCCGGGTTGTGCCTGTGATGTGCAGTCGCATCTGTATTCGTACTCTTTTGCCGGTAATCCGGAGTGGAGTAAACGTTATGCCCCATGGCACGAGATTCAGGATTATATTTTAAAAACCACCGACGATTATCAGATGCGTCCCTTTATCCGTTTCGGCCAGGAAGTTAACCGCAGCCAGTTTGACAGTAAGACCGGATACTGGACGATTGGCACCAAAGGCGGGGCAGAAATCCGCGCGCGTTATTTTGTGCTGGCCTCGGGCCCGCTGCATCATCCGGCGATTCCGGATATTCCCGGTCTGGACAGTTTTAAAGGTAAGGTGATGCATTCTGCGCGCTGGGATCATGGCTATGATCTGAATGGCAAGCGCGTGGCATCTGTTGGTACCGGCGGCAGCGCGGTGCAGTATCTGCCGGAAATTGCGCCGCAAGTGCAGCAACTGGATGTTTACCAGCGTTCTCCGGCCTGGGTTATTCCGCGCGATGAGCGCCGCTATGGTGAAATCCGTAAAACGCTGTTCCGCACTTTCCCGGCACTGCGCAAACTGCACCGTGCACGGTTATATACCACCAATGAAATGCGGGTCTGGCCGATTTTTCATCCGCGCCTCGCCGTTGCCTTGCAGAGTCTGGCAAAGCTGTTTATCCGCATGAAAGTCAAAGACCCGGTGGTACGTAAAAAGTTGACGCCGGATTACACTATTGGTTGCAAGCGCATTCTGATTTCCAATAAATATTACCCGACCTTTAACCGCAGTAATGTCGATCTGATTACCGACGGTATTCAGGAAATCCGTGAGCACAGCATTGTCGACCGCAATGGCGTTGAACGCCCCTGCGATACCATTATTCTCGGCACCGGTTTTATCGTCGATCCGCGTGGTTTTATGAAAGACTTTACGCTGGATGGACTGCCGGGGCACAGCATTATGAAAGACTGGGCCGATGGCGCCGAAGGCTATCTGGGGACTGTGGTATCCGGATTTCCGAACCTGTTTCAGCTGGTTGGGCCGAATACCGCACTGGGCCACAATTCGATTATTTTTATGATTGAGTCACAGGTGAATTACATTATCCAGTGTATTAAAAAGGTTCAGGAAAAAGGCGCTGATTACTTTAACGTTAAAATCGAAGAACAGAATAAATACAACGCTGAAATTCAGGGGCGGATGAAGAATACGGTCTGGACCTCCGGCTGTAAGAGCTGGTATCAGCAGGATAACGGTAAGAACTTTACTATCTGGCCATCCTCCACGCTGGAATACCGCGCCCGTACGAAAAAGGTGTTTGCGCCGCATTTTGACTGGATCAGTATTGCGGATCAGCAAACCGAAGTAGCAGATAAAGCGGATAAGAGCGTCCGCAAAGACAAAAAGCCAGAACCCGCACCGGTCTGA